A genomic window from Streptomyces broussonetiae includes:
- a CDS encoding IS110 family RNA-guided transposase, producing the protein MNTIVAQAHSFIIGVDTHAKTHTYAVLASSGEHLGTEAFPNTHAGRARAINWAGRRTGGDLGALWVIEGAGSYGAQIARQTARAGYQVVEAARMGRAGRRGIGKSDPIDARRIAAAVLPLPEEQLRTPRMDEGVRAAAQILLTSRDELTSERTRAVNALTALVRIADLGIDARRPLSARQIGEIARWRPREEDLAATTARTEAVRLAKRILALDTEIADNMNRIGELVDASPAAGLPEETGIGPVTAATVLVAWSHPGRVRDEAAFAALAGVSPIPASSGNTTRHRLNRGGDRRLNRALNVIAMVRMVHHPQTRAYVDRRRAEGKTDREIRRCLKRYLARRLYRHLNNAAAAELGVDGT; encoded by the coding sequence GTGAACACCATTGTCGCCCAGGCGCATTCATTCATCATCGGCGTCGACACCCACGCCAAAACGCACACTTACGCCGTGCTCGCCTCCAGTGGTGAGCACCTGGGCACGGAGGCATTCCCCAACACCCACGCTGGCAGGGCACGAGCCATCAACTGGGCTGGACGTCGCACTGGTGGAGACCTCGGTGCTCTGTGGGTGATCGAGGGGGCGGGCAGTTACGGAGCCCAGATCGCCCGCCAGACGGCACGCGCCGGCTACCAGGTGGTTGAAGCCGCCAGAATGGGCCGCGCCGGCCGCCGCGGCATCGGCAAATCCGACCCGATCGACGCCCGGCGGATAGCCGCTGCCGTGCTTCCGCTCCCCGAAGAACAGCTGCGCACTCCACGAATGGACGAGGGGGTTCGGGCGGCAGCACAGATCCTCCTCACCTCCCGGGACGAGCTCACCAGCGAGCGGACCAGGGCCGTGAACGCCTTGACTGCCCTTGTGCGCATCGCCGACCTCGGCATAGACGCCCGCCGTCCCCTCAGCGCCAGGCAGATCGGCGAAATCGCCCGCTGGCGCCCCCGTGAGGAGGACCTCGCCGCCACGACGGCCCGCACCGAGGCCGTCCGTCTGGCCAAGAGGATCCTCGCCCTTGACACGGAAATCGCGGACAACATGAACCGGATAGGCGAGCTCGTTGACGCCAGCCCTGCGGCCGGCCTCCCCGAGGAAACAGGGATCGGCCCCGTCACCGCTGCCACCGTCCTGGTCGCCTGGTCCCACCCGGGACGGGTCCGTGACGAGGCCGCGTTCGCCGCCCTCGCCGGAGTGAGCCCCATACCCGCCTCCTCGGGCAACACCACTCGCCACCGCCTCAATCGCGGCGGCGACAGGCGTCTCAACCGAGCTCTGAACGTCATCGCGATGGTCCGCATGGTGCATCACCCGCAAACCCGCGCCTACGTTGACCGACGGCGGGCCGAAGGCAAGACAGACCGCGAGATCCGCCGCTGCCTCAAGCGCTACCTCGCCCGACGCCT
- a CDS encoding IS110 family RNA-guided transposase: MDDIDDVGVFLGLDVGKSAHHGHGLTPAGKKVFDKQLPNSEPKLRAVFDKLATKFGTVLVIVDQPASIGALPLTVARDAGCKVAYLPGLSMRRIADLYPGEAKTDARDAAVIADAARTMPHTLRSLELTDEITAELTVLVGFDQDLAAEATRTSNRIRGLLTQFHPSLERVLGPRLDHPAVTWLLERYGSPAALRKAGRRRLVEVIRPKAPRMAQRLIDEIFDALDEQTVVVPGTGTLDLVIPSLARSLAAVHEQRRALETQIGQLLEAHPLSAVLTSIPGVAVRTAATLLVTVGDGTSFPTAAHLASYAGLAPTTKSSGTSIHGEHAPRGGNRQLKRAMFLSAFAALHDPASRTYYDRCRARGKTHTQALLRLARQRINVLFAMLRDGTFYEPRTPRLA, from the coding sequence TTGGACGACATCGACGACGTGGGCGTCTTTCTCGGTCTGGACGTCGGCAAGAGCGCCCATCACGGGCACGGGCTGACCCCGGCCGGGAAGAAGGTCTTCGACAAGCAGCTGCCCAACAGCGAGCCGAAATTGCGGGCCGTCTTCGACAAGCTGGCCACGAAGTTCGGCACCGTGCTGGTGATCGTGGACCAGCCCGCCTCGATCGGAGCCCTGCCTCTGACGGTCGCCCGGGACGCCGGCTGCAAGGTTGCCTACCTGCCCGGACTCTCGATGCGGCGGATCGCCGATCTCTACCCGGGCGAGGCGAAGACCGACGCCCGCGACGCGGCCGTGATCGCTGACGCCGCGAGGACGATGCCGCACACCCTGCGCTCGCTGGAACTGACCGACGAGATCACCGCCGAGCTGACCGTGCTGGTGGGCTTCGACCAGGACCTGGCGGCAGAGGCCACCCGCACCTCCAACCGGATACGCGGCCTGCTCACCCAGTTCCACCCCAGCCTGGAACGCGTCCTCGGGCCGCGTCTGGACCACCCGGCCGTGACCTGGCTGCTGGAACGCTACGGATCTCCGGCCGCCCTGCGAAAGGCCGGTCGTCGCAGGCTGGTTGAAGTCATCCGGCCCAAGGCCCCGCGCATGGCTCAGCGACTGATCGACGAGATCTTCGACGCCCTCGACGAGCAGACCGTCGTCGTCCCCGGGACCGGCACGCTCGACCTCGTGATCCCGTCGCTGGCCCGCTCGCTAGCGGCCGTCCACGAACAGCGACGAGCTCTGGAAACACAGATCGGGCAACTGCTGGAGGCTCACCCTCTTTCCGCGGTCCTGACCTCGATTCCGGGGGTCGCGGTCAGGACCGCCGCCACTTTGCTGGTCACCGTCGGCGACGGCACCAGCTTCCCCACCGCCGCCCACCTGGCCTCCTACGCCGGCCTCGCACCGACGACGAAGTCGTCCGGGACCTCGATCCACGGCGAACACGCGCCCAGAGGCGGCAACCGGCAGCTCAAACGCGCGATGTTCCTGTCCGCATTCGCCGCCCTGCACGATCCCGCCTCCCGCACCTACTACGACCGCTGCCGAGCCCGCGGGAAGACCCACACCCAGGCACTTCTCCGCCTGGCACGCCAGCGGATCAACGTGCTGTTCGCGATGCTCCGCGACGGCACCTTCTACGAACCCAGAACCCCACGCCTCGCTTGA